A part of Toxotes jaculatrix isolate fToxJac2 chromosome 24, fToxJac2.pri, whole genome shotgun sequence genomic DNA contains:
- the LOC121177827 gene encoding ras-related protein Rab-9A-like, with the protein MMSKSALLKVILLGDGGVGKSSLMNRYVTNKFDSHLFHTIGVEFLNKELEVDGHHVTLQIWDTAGQERFRSLRTPFYRGSDCCLLTFSLDDGQSFRNLANWKKEFAYYADVKDPDNFPFVVLGNKLDVPERQVSGEDVRQWCRENGGHPYFETSAKDATNVASAFEEAVRRILALDDRADHLIHTDTVDLQRKTHTDPTCC; encoded by the coding sequence ATGATGTCCAAGTCAGCTTTGCTGAAGGTGATCCTTCTGGGTGATGGCGGTGTCGGGAAGTCCTCGCTCATGAACCGCTACGTCACCAACAAGTTTGACTCGCACCTCTTCCACACTATTGGTGTGGAGTTCCTCAACAAGGAGCTGGAGGTGGACGGGCACCACGTCACTCTGCAGATCTGGGACACGGCGGGTCAGGAGCGCTTCCGCAGCCTCCGCACGCCTTTTTACCGCGGCTCCGACTGCTGCCTGCTCACCTTCAGCTTGGACGACGGACAGAGCTTCCGCAACCTGGCCAACTGGAAGAAGGAGTTCGCTTATTATGCTGATGTGAAGGACCCTGACAACTTCCCCTTTGTGGTTCTGGGCAACAAACTGGATGTTCCTGAACGTCAGGTGTCAGGGGAGGACGTGAGACAGTGGTGCCGCGAGAACGGCGGACACCCGTACTTTGAGACAAGTGCCAAGGATGCTACCAATGTAGCATCGGCCTTCGAGGAGGCGGTACGCCGTATTCTGGCGCTGGATGACAGAGCTGATCACCTCATCCACACCGACACGGTGGACTTACAGAGGAAGACTCACACTGAtcccacctgctgctga